The DNA sequence TCGATACGAATTTTAGTCGCACGGCTCACTTCAACACGGTCGCCCAGTGTCGCTATTTTACCGTCAACGCTGATGCGCCCGGCTTCAATCATACTTTCAATTTCGCGGCGTGATCCGTGCCCTGCACGCGCCAACACTTTTTGCAATTTTTCGCTCATTGAGCAACCTCTGAGTGTCGCCTTCCCAGGCGTCGGTGGGGTGTCAGCGCAACCCAAAATCACGCTGACGCATCTTAAAATAAATGTATCTAAAAATAAGCAGTTACAACATTGCCGCGCATTATAGCCCGAACCCGGTTATTTGTATGCCGAATGTTATAGATTACAGAAACGGCGTCACATCGCCGGTTCCCTCACGAACAACTACCGGGGCGGACTCGGTCAAGTCAATCACGGTTGTCGGCTGTTGGCCGAGAAAACCGCCGTGAATCACCAGATCCACCAATTTCCCAAGCCGGTCTTGAATCTCTTCCGGGTCTGATTCTGCGAAATCATTACCGGGCAACATCAAGGTGGTTGACATCAACGGCTCATTGAGCGCCGCTAATAAGTCCAGCGCAATCGGATTCGACGGCACCCGCATGCCGATGGTTTTACGTTTGTCATTCATCAGCCGACGAGGAACTTCTTTGGTGGCTTTAAGAATAAACGTGTAATTGCCCGGCGTGTTATTTTTCATCAGCCGAAATGCGCTATTGTCAACGTAGGCATAAGATGACAACTCCGACAAATCACGGCACATCAGCGTAAAGTTATGGTTTTGGTCAAGCTGACGAATACGGCAAATGCGCTCCATCGCCGTCTTTTCTTCCAGCTTACATCCCAGCGCATACCCGGAATCCGTCGGGTAAACAATCACGCCGCCTTTATTGAGGATCTCGACACTCTGCGTAATCAAGCGTGGCTGTGGGTTTTGCGGGTGAATATAAAAAAACTGACTCATGCTACATCCTCTGCCTCATGAAAACGTACCGCTCATCGGCGGAGCGTAACGCCAGCGGCCTTGTTTAACTCTGTGTTTTACACTGTTTTATTACACTGTCGTTTTGCACGTCTGTTTGGCACGCACTGTGTTAGCACGTAGGTGTTAGCACATATGGTGTTAAAGCGCCTGGACCGAGGATTCAGCCAGCGCAGGGTGCTGCCAAACCGGCTCGACCCCGCCAGGCAGCCACAGTTTGCGCCCTAACTCTATCCAGGCACAAGGTTGATGAAAATCAGACCCTTGCGACGCCAATAACTGGTAATCTCGCGCATAACTCGCCAACAGTGAACGCTCATCCGGCGCCTGCTGGCATTGCGCCACTTCCATTGCCTCTCCGCCACACTCGGCAAAGGCGGCCAACAGCCGCTTGAGCCATTTAGCGCTCAAATCGTAGCGTCCGGGATGCGCCAACACTGCCACACCGCCTGACTGACGGATAGCCTTAACGGCATCAGGTATTGTACACCACTGTGGCGGGACATAACCGATTTTCCCTTTCGCCAGGTATTTTTTAAACACCTGTGCCACCGTTTGCGCCTTCCCCTGCTCAACCAGATAACGCGCAAAATGTCCTCGGGTTATCATTCCGCCTTGCGCCAGTTTTAACGCTCCAGCCAGCGCACCAGGAATCTGCGATTTTTCAAGGCGTTGAGCAATAAGCTCCGCACGTTGCCTGCGATAATGTGTTTGCGCCATCAGCAATTCGGTCAGCGCCGGATGCTGACTATCGCCGCCCAACCCAACGATATGAATCTCATGGTTTTCCCAAAGCGTAGAGATTTCCACTCCCGCTATCAGGCGTAGTGCCAGGGCATCGCGACGAATCGCAAGGCGGGCTTCTGCCAATGCCGCAACCGTATCGTGATCGGTTATGGCCAACACATTCACACGCATTGCCACCGCACGCTGTACCAACTCGGTCGGTGACAGCAGGCCGTCTGAAGCGGTCGTGTGGCTGTGCAGATCATATATTGTACAGGCAGGTAATGATGGCGATACGTCAGACAAGGTTATCTCTCATGCAAGGGATATCAGCGCGGCATGATGCCATTAAGTCGGCCAAAGGGAAAACGGAACGCGGGTCAAACGGTTATTTTTCTGGTAAGTCCTTACCGTATCGTATGTTTGGTAAGAGAAGAAATAACACACGCCCCATGAAATGTTGTTGACTTCAGCGCGGCGTTCCAGTTAACTAGTACACAAGTTCAGGCAACCATACTGATAAGGACAATGGCCATGCAAAACATCATGACACTGAAAAACACGCTCGGTTGGTGGCGCTTTTCCCTGTAACGGGCAAAGTGATGCGCATAGCCATTTTCTGACATGCTTATCCAAAAGCCCGCTGTAGCGGGTTTTTTTATGGACAAAATACGAGTAGATATCATGCAAACACCACAACCCGAGATAGAACTGCTT is a window from the Dickeya lacustris genome containing:
- a CDS encoding L-threonylcarbamoyladenylate synthase, whose protein sequence is MSQFFYIHPQNPQPRLITQSVEILNKGGVIVYPTDSGYALGCKLEEKTAMERICRIRQLDQNHNFTLMCRDLSELSSYAYVDNSAFRLMKNNTPGNYTFILKATKEVPRRLMNDKRKTIGMRVPSNPIALDLLAALNEPLMSTTLMLPGNDFAESDPEEIQDRLGKLVDLVIHGGFLGQQPTTVIDLTESAPVVVREGTGDVTPFL
- the rnm gene encoding RNase RNM; translated protein: MSDVSPSLPACTIYDLHSHTTASDGLLSPTELVQRAVAMRVNVLAITDHDTVAALAEARLAIRRDALALRLIAGVEISTLWENHEIHIVGLGGDSQHPALTELLMAQTHYRRQRAELIAQRLEKSQIPGALAGALKLAQGGMITRGHFARYLVEQGKAQTVAQVFKKYLAKGKIGYVPPQWCTIPDAVKAIRQSGGVAVLAHPGRYDLSAKWLKRLLAAFAECGGEAMEVAQCQQAPDERSLLASYARDYQLLASQGSDFHQPCAWIELGRKLWLPGGVEPVWQHPALAESSVQAL